A single Victivallis lenta DNA region contains:
- a CDS encoding carbohydrate ABC transporter permease yields MAMTKKDIKELAIGVGFLLPNILGFLAFTVIPLVMSIYMAFTDWNLEMHNYFRSEPITFVWFENFTRLFSDPDFPQYFGNTFFMMIGIPFGVAGSLVAALLLNMEFVKGDGKKKLMITMILTAVMVACFGLLAVLGLGGTGMTILMVSLLGGVFIIGSIGGKTVYRTLFYFPYFTAGVATFILWKKLYNPLNGPINNALRPLLDALTPVAVMISPACQTIGIVILVLVGLLYLHMVRRKLRLWRDGESGTVSCYLAMILLSLPLIFCWSWVSPTWMHVVMNTPEMKEIANASQELSFLSRDAKWTLLLMLVFLGIGWGRFLYTVYIAKRKYKCIADRGIGDSAIVDGSAMVLNMALVGLCCVFWLLPEMAAAEEGLQPPQWISDYYWAKPSLLIMGFWGAIGSNNMLLYLAGLSGVPQELYEAADIDGASPWQRFWNITWPQLANVTFFIMVMAVIGGLQGGFDMARVMTEGGPAGSTTTLAYYIYTQGFNTGRLGYASAVSWLLFVMVFVVTMFNWKFGNRYTNE; encoded by the coding sequence ATGGCTATGACAAAGAAAGATATCAAGGAACTTGCGATCGGAGTCGGTTTCCTGCTTCCGAATATTCTCGGTTTTCTCGCCTTCACGGTGATTCCGCTGGTGATGAGCATCTATATGGCCTTCACCGACTGGAATCTGGAAATGCACAACTATTTCCGTTCCGAGCCGATCACCTTCGTCTGGTTTGAAAACTTCACCCGGCTCTTTTCCGACCCGGACTTCCCGCAGTATTTCGGCAACACCTTCTTCATGATGATCGGCATTCCGTTCGGCGTGGCCGGCAGTCTGGTCGCCGCGCTCCTGCTGAACATGGAATTCGTGAAGGGCGACGGCAAGAAGAAGCTCATGATCACGATGATCCTGACCGCCGTCATGGTCGCCTGCTTCGGACTGCTCGCCGTGCTCGGTCTCGGCGGCACCGGTATGACGATCCTGATGGTTTCGCTGCTCGGCGGCGTTTTCATCATCGGCTCGATCGGCGGCAAGACCGTCTACCGCACGCTGTTTTACTTCCCGTACTTCACGGCGGGCGTAGCGACCTTCATCCTCTGGAAAAAGCTTTACAATCCGCTGAACGGCCCGATCAACAATGCGCTGCGCCCGCTGCTTGACGCACTGACTCCGGTGGCCGTCATGATCAGTCCGGCCTGCCAGACGATCGGCATCGTGATCCTCGTGCTGGTCGGCCTTCTCTATCTCCACATGGTGCGCCGCAAGCTGCGGCTCTGGCGGGACGGCGAGTCCGGCACCGTCAGCTGCTATCTGGCGATGATTCTGCTTTCGCTGCCGCTGATTTTCTGCTGGAGCTGGGTCTCGCCGACCTGGATGCACGTGGTGATGAATACGCCGGAGATGAAGGAGATTGCGAATGCATCGCAGGAGTTGTCGTTCCTGAGCCGCGACGCGAAATGGACGCTGCTGCTGATGCTGGTCTTCCTCGGCATCGGGTGGGGGCGTTTCCTCTACACGGTTTACATTGCGAAGCGCAAATACAAGTGCATCGCCGACCGGGGGATCGGCGACTCGGCGATCGTCGACGGTTCGGCGATGGTGCTGAATATGGCGCTGGTCGGCCTCTGCTGCGTCTTCTGGCTGCTGCCGGAAATGGCCGCCGCCGAGGAGGGGCTTCAGCCGCCGCAGTGGATCTCGGATTACTACTGGGCCAAGCCTTCGCTGCTGATCATGGGCTTCTGGGGGGCGATCGGTTCGAACAACATGCTGCTTTACCTCGCCGGTCTCTCCGGCGTGCCGCAGGAGCTTTATGAAGCGGCGGACATCGACGGCGCGAGTCCGTGGCAGCGTTTCTGGAACATCACCTGGCCGCAGCTGGCCAACGTGACCTTCTTCATCATGGTCATGGCGGTGATCGGCGGCCTGCAGGGCGGCTTCGACATGGCGCGCGTGATGACGGAGGGCGGGCCGGCCGGTTCGACCACGACGCTGGCCTACTACATCTACACGCAGGGCTTCAATACCGGCCGCCTCGGCTATGCGTCGGCAGTTTCCTGGCTGCTGTTCGTGATGGTCTTTGTGGTGACCATGTTCAACTGGAAGTTCGGCAACCGTTATACGAACGAGTAA
- a CDS encoding carbohydrate ABC transporter permease translates to MQEKNKFWGGFAKLVSLNVVLTLMAVLLVLPFTWMVLASLKVLDEIGYDSWLPEVCQWHNYHDVFTMKGIFFGRWYWNTVFTSCWITFLQVFTSSLAAFSFSRLRWKGRDQVFFLYLATMMLPGLVMMIPNYQNMILLGLVDSYTGLILPAAFSAFGTFLMRQFMMNIPKSLDEAAEIDGATKWQLYWDVVLPLARPALVTLTIFTFIGSYNNLFWPLVLMKTPDKYTLPIGMLAFQSSQGQQTNLLMAAVAMSVIPMIIIFVLMQKQLVKGIMLGGVKG, encoded by the coding sequence ATGCAGGAAAAAAATAAATTCTGGGGCGGTTTCGCCAAACTGGTTTCGTTGAATGTCGTTTTGACTCTGATGGCGGTGCTGCTGGTACTGCCGTTCACCTGGATGGTTCTCGCGAGTCTGAAGGTGCTGGACGAGATCGGCTACGATTCGTGGCTGCCGGAGGTCTGTCAGTGGCACAACTACCACGACGTGTTCACCATGAAGGGCATCTTCTTCGGCCGCTGGTACTGGAACACGGTGTTCACCTCGTGCTGGATCACCTTCCTTCAGGTGTTCACCAGCAGTCTGGCCGCCTTCAGTTTCTCCCGGCTCCGCTGGAAGGGGCGCGATCAGGTCTTCTTCCTTTATCTGGCCACGATGATGCTGCCGGGCCTCGTGATGATGATTCCGAACTATCAGAACATGATTCTGCTCGGTCTGGTCGACTCCTATACGGGGCTGATCCTGCCGGCCGCGTTCTCGGCCTTCGGCACCTTCCTGATGCGCCAGTTCATGATGAACATTCCGAAGTCGCTCGACGAGGCGGCGGAGATCGACGGCGCGACGAAGTGGCAGCTTTACTGGGATGTCGTGCTTCCGCTGGCGCGTCCGGCGCTGGTCACGCTGACCATCTTCACCTTCATCGGCAGCTACAACAACCTGTTCTGGCCGCTGGTGCTGATGAAGACGCCGGACAAATACACGCTGCCGATCGGCATGCTGGCCTTCCAGTCTTCGCAGGGGCAGCAGACCAACCTGCTGATGGCCGCGGTCGCCATGAGCGTGATCCCGATGATCATCATCTTCGTGCTGATGCAGAAGCAGCTGGTCAAGGGCATCATGCTGGGCGGCGTCAAGGGCTGA
- a CDS encoding EI24 domain-containing protein yields the protein MRRSGGWKQAAEGAGYLHAGIRAFYRDPGLWGYALIPMGILFAFYALMMLLLFWFAAPWAAGLLPDPAQWSAWFRWLLYAARVLIYVSVFGMAVLTGAFFLCSLYEAFGAFFFDSLVQKFERERYGVEAAPVPFRENLRYLLQSAGFSFVTMIWSFLLFWPGIFIPVAGILPAVLVVGYRFGLTYVFSSAFADRVDVREVRRLAARNRALMLGFGAAGYLWLLIPFSAVFLLPGFALGGAMIYRERLICSTKQGGVS from the coding sequence ATGAGACGGTCTGGCGGCTGGAAGCAGGCGGCGGAAGGAGCCGGATATCTGCATGCGGGAATCCGGGCCTTTTACCGCGATCCCGGGTTGTGGGGATATGCGCTCATTCCGATGGGTATCCTGTTCGCGTTTTACGCGCTGATGATGCTCCTGCTGTTCTGGTTCGCGGCGCCGTGGGCGGCGGGGCTGCTGCCGGACCCGGCGCAGTGGAGCGCCTGGTTCCGCTGGCTGCTCTATGCTGCGAGGGTGCTGATTTACGTGTCGGTATTCGGCATGGCGGTACTGACGGGGGCGTTTTTCCTCTGTTCGTTGTATGAGGCGTTCGGCGCGTTTTTTTTCGACAGTCTCGTTCAGAAGTTCGAGCGGGAGCGGTACGGGGTTGAAGCCGCTCCGGTGCCGTTCCGGGAGAATCTGCGTTATCTGCTGCAGTCGGCAGGGTTCTCCTTCGTGACGATGATCTGGAGCTTTCTGCTGTTCTGGCCCGGAATTTTCATCCCGGTGGCCGGGATTCTGCCGGCGGTGCTGGTGGTCGGCTACCGTTTCGGGCTCACGTACGTTTTCTCCAGTGCGTTTGCGGACCGTGTTGACGTGCGCGAGGTCAGGCGTCTGGCGGCCCGGAACCGGGCGCTCATGCTCGGCTTCGGCGCGGCCGGCTACCTCTGGCTTCTGATTCCGTTTTCCGCGGTGTTTCTGCTGCCGGGATTCGCGCTTGGCGGCGCGATGATCTACCGGGAGCGTCTGATATGTTCCACCAAACAGGGAGGTGTGTCTTGA
- a CDS encoding glycoside hydrolase family 5 protein: MKKWRRWMVWAAALAVLPLRAAQPELLYAVNFDDPDVRAAVDKCPFAKVEKDFEGTSVLTVTVPPDKMSDGNPVAVVIPIDIEKIGAAGGNLYGEGDLKFTGVTRPMYSWNGVKFMLVFKSEGKEQYPDFNPGWQTNCGTKDWYRASSSTVIPKDVKKAYLNLGLQQSSGTVSYRNIRFYRGDASPESTLAKQPVPQAKYTVDLPVHRGVMSPNRFDEKDFADLAKWNANLIRWQLNRPLDRPYTLDEYKAITAKKIDELGKVLDAARKHGIKVVIDLHPFEGGKLILSTPEGRQYLVDVWKEIATRYKGHPAIFGYDILNEPHSRNLRPGDPTWPELAERTIKAIRAIDPVTPIIVEPDQMAHYELLEYLPVFEEPNIIYSIHFYAPGQLTHQLDPKVKPILGYPDETRGWNREYLRKNLEKAREFQQKTGARIYVGEFSCIRWAPGADRYVKDLIDLFEEYGWDWSYHAFREWQGWSAEHSDDPAVMDPVPTTGRKEVLLKAFEKNGK; encoded by the coding sequence TTGAAAAAATGGAGACGATGGATGGTGTGGGCGGCGGCATTGGCCGTGCTGCCGCTGCGGGCGGCGCAGCCGGAACTGCTCTACGCGGTGAATTTTGACGATCCGGACGTCCGGGCGGCGGTCGACAAGTGTCCGTTCGCGAAGGTCGAGAAGGATTTCGAAGGGACTTCCGTCCTGACCGTGACGGTCCCGCCCGACAAGATGTCGGACGGGAACCCGGTTGCGGTGGTCATTCCGATCGACATCGAGAAGATCGGCGCGGCCGGCGGGAATCTTTACGGAGAGGGCGATCTGAAGTTCACCGGCGTCACCAGGCCGATGTACAGCTGGAACGGCGTGAAATTCATGCTGGTGTTCAAGAGCGAAGGGAAAGAGCAGTATCCGGACTTCAACCCCGGCTGGCAGACCAATTGCGGGACGAAGGACTGGTACCGCGCCAGCTCGAGCACCGTGATCCCGAAGGATGTGAAGAAAGCGTACCTGAATCTCGGACTCCAGCAGTCGTCGGGTACGGTTTCGTACCGCAACATCCGGTTTTACCGCGGCGATGCGTCTCCGGAGTCGACGCTCGCGAAGCAGCCGGTTCCGCAGGCGAAGTACACGGTCGATCTGCCGGTCCATCGCGGGGTCATGTCGCCGAACCGGTTTGACGAAAAGGATTTCGCGGACCTTGCGAAGTGGAATGCAAACCTGATCCGCTGGCAGTTGAACCGGCCGCTGGACCGGCCGTACACGCTCGACGAGTACAAGGCGATCACCGCGAAGAAGATCGACGAACTCGGCAAAGTGCTCGACGCGGCGCGGAAACACGGAATCAAGGTCGTGATCGACCTGCATCCGTTCGAGGGCGGCAAGCTGATTTTAAGCACGCCGGAGGGACGGCAGTACCTGGTCGACGTCTGGAAGGAGATCGCAACCCGGTACAAGGGGCATCCGGCCATTTTCGGCTACGATATCCTGAACGAGCCCCATTCGCGAAATCTGCGTCCCGGCGACCCGACATGGCCGGAGCTGGCGGAGCGGACGATCAAGGCGATCCGGGCGATCGACCCGGTAACTCCGATCATCGTCGAGCCGGACCAGATGGCGCACTACGAACTGCTCGAGTACCTGCCGGTCTTCGAGGAGCCGAACATCATTTACAGCATCCACTTCTATGCGCCGGGGCAGCTGACCCACCAGCTCGATCCGAAGGTGAAGCCGATTCTCGGCTATCCGGATGAAACGCGCGGCTGGAACAGGGAGTACCTGCGGAAGAATCTGGAGAAGGCGCGTGAATTCCAGCAGAAGACCGGGGCGCGGATCTACGTCGGCGAATTCAGCTGCATCCGCTGGGCGCCGGGCGCGGACCGGTATGTCAAAGACCTGATCGATCTGTTCGAAGAGTACGGCTGGGATTGGAGCTATCACGCCTTTCGCGAATGGCAGGGTTGGAGCGCCGAGCACAGCGACGATCCGGCCGTCATGGACCCGGTGCCGACCACCGGCCGCAAGGAGGTTCTGCTGAAAGCCTTCGAAAAGAACGGAAAATAA
- a CDS encoding GH39 family glycosyl hydrolase has product MKNQEKIGLSIGSATGENVRNIGSFGINSCHAALWLREDLPRHFRRLREELGMRYVRCHGIFNDQLEAVAPDGSFHFEKPLTVLERILDNGQIPFLELSGMPGALARTEESVCHYRFRSAPPRDWRRWEELVEQFLHVLIERFSREELCRWYFEVWNEPDLPFWTGTQEEYFKLYDLSRAAIKRQDSRFRVGGPATSKTAWIADFCRHVSAPSPEDPSPGCRCDFVSTHAYPSDIAFLDGAEGEVRLQSADLLPRLLTRVRQTMKLLPEPVPLFLGEWNSSAGPLAFNHDECANAAFIVKTMAELRSVCTGSLFWNGSDIYEECGFHSAPFHGGYGLLNVNGIPKASFHAFRFLRAVSGEELSAVWSRPAKCLGALAAREQKTVRLLLWNYLDPEKENETFEIRIDGLKSGAVCEQVMPENGSAYESWLRQGAPEFASVAELSQLESASHPRRFRYSADAGISLAPGEIALLTFELPEMIEP; this is encoded by the coding sequence ATGAAAAATCAGGAAAAAATCGGTCTGTCGATCGGCAGCGCCACCGGAGAAAATGTACGCAACATCGGCTCGTTCGGCATCAACAGCTGTCATGCGGCCCTCTGGCTGCGGGAGGATCTGCCCCGCCACTTCCGGCGGCTGCGGGAAGAGCTCGGCATGCGCTATGTGCGCTGTCACGGAATCTTCAATGACCAGCTCGAAGCGGTTGCGCCGGACGGCTCTTTCCACTTCGAAAAGCCCCTGACGGTTCTCGAGCGCATCCTGGACAACGGGCAGATCCCCTTTCTCGAACTGTCGGGCATGCCGGGCGCACTGGCCCGGACGGAGGAATCGGTCTGTCATTACCGTTTCCGCTCGGCTCCGCCGCGCGATTGGCGGCGCTGGGAGGAACTCGTGGAACAATTCCTGCATGTTCTCATCGAACGGTTCAGCCGCGAAGAGCTTTGCAGGTGGTATTTCGAGGTCTGGAACGAACCGGACCTCCCTTTCTGGACCGGCACGCAAGAGGAGTATTTCAAGCTGTACGACCTTTCCCGCGCTGCAATCAAGCGTCAGGATTCCCGGTTTCGCGTCGGCGGGCCGGCGACCAGCAAAACCGCGTGGATTGCCGACTTCTGCCGCCATGTCTCCGCACCATCGCCGGAAGACCCGTCGCCGGGGTGCCGGTGCGATTTTGTCTCCACGCACGCCTATCCGAGCGACATCGCCTTCCTGGACGGAGCCGAAGGAGAAGTCAGGCTGCAGAGCGCCGATCTTTTGCCGCGGCTCCTCACGCGGGTGCGGCAGACCATGAAGCTGCTGCCGGAACCGGTTCCGCTGTTCCTCGGAGAGTGGAACTCCTCTGCCGGCCCGCTCGCATTCAATCACGACGAATGCGCGAACGCGGCATTCATTGTCAAAACCATGGCCGAACTCCGCTCCGTCTGCACGGGCAGTTTATTCTGGAACGGTTCCGACATTTATGAGGAGTGCGGTTTCCATTCCGCCCCGTTCCACGGCGGCTACGGGCTGCTGAACGTCAACGGCATTCCGAAGGCGTCGTTCCATGCGTTCCGCTTTCTCCGCGCCGTATCAGGAGAGGAACTGTCCGCAGTGTGGAGCCGCCCCGCGAAGTGCCTCGGCGCCCTGGCCGCCCGGGAGCAAAAGACGGTGCGGCTCCTCCTCTGGAACTATCTCGACCCGGAAAAGGAGAATGAGACCTTCGAAATCCGGATCGACGGCCTGAAAAGCGGCGCCGTCTGCGAACAGGTCATGCCGGAAAACGGGAGCGCCTACGAATCCTGGCTCCGGCAGGGAGCGCCGGAATTTGCGTCCGTTGCCGAACTGTCGCAGCTGGAGTCAGCTTCGCATCCGCGCCGGTTCCGGTATTCCGCCGATGCCGGGATCAGCCTGGCTCCGGGCGAAATCGCCCTCCTCACCTTCGAATTGCCGGAGATGATCGAACCATAA